The segment TGCGCGCGCCAGTCCAGCAGTTGCGCGGCCGCCGTGCGCAGCACCCAGTCGCCGATCTCCACGATTAGGCCGCTGCTTTCGGCCAGCGCCAGGAAATCCGGCGGGCATACCACACCCCGCTGCGGATGCTGCCAGCGCAGCAAGGCTTCCGCTTTGACAAGTTTGCCGCTGTGCAACTCGACGATGGGCTGGTAATACAGCCGCATCTGCTGTTCGCGCAGGGCCGTGCGCAAGTCCGCCGCCAGGCGCATGCGGTTGACGGCCGCCACCTGCATGGCGGGCGTGAAGTAGCTGTAGCGGTTGCGCCCCGCCCCTTTCGACACATACATGGCCTGGTCCGCCTGCTTGAGCAAGTCCTCGATATTGTCCGCATCATCGGGATACAGGGTGATGCCGATCGAGGCCGAGACGAAGGCCTGCTCCTGCCCCAGCACGAATGGCGCCAGCAAGCCGTCGAGTATCTGCCGCGCGATGCGGTCGACTTGCTGCAAATCATCGAGGTCGGACAGGATCACCGTGAATTCATCGCCGCCCAGGCGCGCCACCGTGTCCGTCTCGCGCACGCCTACGCGGATGCGCCGCGCCGCTTCGATCAGCAAGATGTCGCCCTGGTGGTGGCCCAGGGTGTCGTTGACTTCCTTGAAGTGGTCGAGATCGATGAACAGGATGGCCACGCGGCTCGCATCGCGCCGTCCCTGGGCCAGCGCCAGGCGCAGGCGCTCGTGGAACATGCGGCGGTTCGGCAATTGCGTCAGGGTATCGAAGTTGGCTTGCTGCCAGATCAGCGCTTCCGTTTGCCGCTTGTCCGTCACGTCTTCCAGCATGCACAGGTGGTGCGGGCCGCCATGGCGCGCCGTGGCGATGGCCGTCACCGAGGCATCGACCCACACGACGCCGCCATCGGGACGCACGATGCGCTTGGCGTGGCGGAAACCCTGCATGCGCTGCGCCAGCAGCTGCGCCATGTGCGCCTGCTCGCCGGCCACGTCGTCGGGATGGCTGATCTCCATCCAGCTCGACCGCTTCATCTGCTCCAGGGTGCGCCCGGCGATGGCCAGGTAGCGCGGATTAATATCGAGAAACTGCCCGCTCACGGTATCGATCAGGGCGATGCCCATGGGCGCTTCCTCGAACATGGTGCGAAAGCGCAATTCGCCTTGCCGGATGGTTTCCTCCGTGCGGCGGCGCTCGCGCGCCAGATTGCTGAAGTGGAACGCCGCCGACACGGCCAACAGGCTGCCCGCCACGCCCAGCGACAGGTATAGCCAGCCCAGGTCGGCGCCGGGCACGGGGCGGTACAAAAAACCCTGGTAGGCGCGGCTGGCCGTGGCCTTGGGCGGCAGCACGCCCATGGCCGCATAGGTGTCGGCGATGTGCTGCCAGCGCTGCGGATTCATGTAGCCGGGCTCCACCAGCACGGGCTGCAGCAGCAATTCCATCTGCTGCGCCTCGTACAGCAGATGGGCGCGGTCGTGGCGCTGGCTGTACTTGGCGTGTATCAGTCGCGCCATTTCCTCGCGGTGCGCCATCGCGTATTGCCAGCCGCGCAGGCTGGCGGCGCGGAACGCTTTCACGCGCTCGGGATGGCGGCGCAGTTCCTGTTCGCTGGTAAACAGGTTGTCGCCGTAGAAATCGATGCCGGCCGTGCGCGGCGTGAATTGATAGTAGGGAAAGCCCGCCCGGTCCAGGTAGTCCGGTTCGTTGGTGGAATACGCGGCAATGGCATCGACCTTGCCGTCGATAAAATCCTCGAGGCGGTAGCTGGGCGGCAAGTGGCGCATCTGCTGCGGCGCGACACCCATTTTTCCCAGGAACAGCGACACTTCATCGGAAGCGGCCGCCACATTGACGGCCGCGCCGATCATCACGGGCGCCCCCACCAGCTTGCGCACGTCGGGCGCGCCGCCATGCTGGCGCATCAGCAGCACGCTGGGCGAATGCTGGAATACCACGGCCAGCACCACCACGGGTTTGCCCGCCAGGCGGCTGAGCAACAAGGTGCTGTTGCCCACGCCATACTGGGCCTGGCCCGCCAGCACGGCCGCCTCGGCAGGGGGCACGCCGCTGCCTTCGACCAGTTTCACTTCCAGCCCCGCCTCGCGGTAATAGCCTTGCTCGATGGCAGCGTAATAGCCGGCGAACTGGAACTGATGCGTGAAATTGAGGTGCAGGGAGACGGTTTCCAGCGCCCGGGCGGGCGTGGCCAGGCACAGCAGCAGAATGAAACAGCAGCGGAAAGCGTCGTGTGCTTGCATCGGCATGGCGTGACACCGCAGGAAGCTGCCGCATTGGCAGGGGTAAGGCTATTGTAGCCGCCCCTTTTGCCAATAGATAATTATTTCTGCCGGAGCAATAGCGTTGATGTTTTTGGCAAACAACCGCGCCATTGCTTGCGTTAGAACACGACGCCGGCCACCAGAATGATGTTGGCATACGGGCTGCACTCGCCCGTGCGCACGATGGCGCGCGCGCCCTTGCTCAATTGCTTGAACTCCTCGTGCGTCACCTGGCGCGCATCGGGCAAGGCCAGGGCCGCCACCTGGGCCGCCATGGCCGGATTATGCTGGGGCAATTCGCTGGCGAGCAAATGGTATTCCACCTGCATTTCGCTGAGCACGGTATTCACGGTATCGATGAAACCGGGAATGCCGCGCGTCAGGGCCAGGTCGATCAGGGGCACGCCCGGCTGCGACGGCAAGCCCGCGTCGCCGATGACGAGCATGTCGCCATGGCCGAGCGAGGCGATCAGTTGCGACAGTGCGATATTGAGCAGCGGTGATTTTTTCATGGGTTCAGAACAGCTCGTGCAAGTGGGGGATCGACGTTTGCGCGCCGGGCTTGGTGACGCTCCAGGCGGCCGCGCGCTGGCCTTGGCCGATCGCTTCCGCCTCGTCCATGCCGGACGCCAGGCCCGCCACAAAACCGCCGATAAAGGTGTCGCCGGCGGCCGTCGTGTCGACGGCTTTTACCGCTTCGGCCGGGAACGTGTAATCGCCGCCATACAGGGCCGCGTGCACGCCCTTGGAACCCAAGGTGATGATGACGTTGTCGCTGCCCAGCTTTTGCAGCGCGGCGGCCAGCGCCTTGACGTCCGCGCCTTCCGGGCTGACGCCGGCCAGCATGGCCGCTTCGATTTCATTCGGAATCAGGTAGTCGACCAGTTCCAGCACGCCTTCCGGCAAGCTGGCGGCCGGAGCCGGGTTCAGCACGACGGTCTTGCCCAGCGAACGGGCCAATTTGATCGCGTGCACGACGGTCGCCATCGGCGTTTCCAGCTGCAGCACGACGATGTCGGCCTGTTCGATCAGCGCCTTCGCCGCGTCGATGTGCGCGGGGCTGAGCAGATCGTTGGCGCCGCCGGCGATCACGATGCTGTTCTGGCCGTTGTCATCGACAAGGATGGAAGCGATGCCGGACGCGACGCCAGGCAAGGTGGTGATGTGGCTGTCGATGATGCCGTCGCCGACCAGCGCGGAGCGCAACGTCGCGCCAAACGCATCGTCGCCCACGCAGCCGACCATGGCCACTTGCTGGGCGCCCGCCACTTTGCCGCTCAGACGCGCGCAGGCCACGGCCTGGTTGGCGCCCTTGCCGCCAGGAATGGTTCTAAACGCGCCGCCCGTCAGGGTTTCGCCGGGAAGGGGCATGCGCGGCACGCGCAAGACCAGGTCCATATTGATGCTGCCGATAACCACGATCATGATGTCATTCCCATCAGTTCAGTTGCAGGTAAAGAAGTAGGTACAGAAGAAGGCACTGCGACGGCGGCACTGGAACCGCGCACGTGCAGCTCGGGCGCGATGCTGCGCTGCTGGCGCGGCAAGGCGGGGTCCGCGATGCGGGCCAGCAGGCAGGCGGCCGTGATGTGGCCCAGCTCGCGCGTATTTTGCGCCACGCTGGTCAAGGCCGGGTGCACGAAGCTGGCCAGGTCGATATCGTCGAAGCCGACGACGGCCAGGTCCACGGGCACGGCAATGCCCCGCTCGGCGGCGGCGCGCAGGGCGCCAAAGGCCATCAAGTCATTGCAGCAGAACAAGGCGTCGGGGCGTTGGCCTGGCGGCAGCGCCAGCAGATCCAGCGCGGCCGCATAGCCGCCCGCGCTCGTGAAATCGCCATGGCGGCACAGCGCATCGTCCATGACCACGCCCGCGTCCGCCATGGCATCGCGCGCGCCGGCTATGCGCTCGTTGGAAATGCTCACTTCGCGCGGACCGGCGATGCAGGCGAGACGCCGGCGTCCCAGGCCCAGCAAATGGCGCGCGGCCAAGGCACCGCCAGCGCGGTTGTCGACGGCCACGGCATCGATGGACAGGTCGCTGGGCGCGCGGTCGAGCAGCACGGCCGGCACCTTCATCTTGCGCAGCAATTCGCCATCGCTGTCGGCCAGCGCGGACAGAATCAAGCCGTCGCAGCGCTTGGTCAGCAGCACATTTAAATAGTCGCGCTGCTTGACGGGGTCGTCATCGGAATTGCACAGGATCACGCTGTAGCCGGCCGCGTAGCAGCTGTCCTCGATGCCGCGCGCTACTTCCGAAAAATACGGGTTCGTATTGTTGGGGATGATGAGGCCGATGGTGCCCGTGCTGCGGCTGCGCAAGGAACGCGCCAAGGCGCTGGGCACGTAATGCAATTGTTCCACGGCCGCCAGCACGGCGCGGCGCGCCTCGTCGCTGACTGGGCGGGTATTATTGAGGACGTGCGATACGGTGGTAAACGACACCCCCGCCGCCTGCGCCACTTGTTTGATGGTTGCCATGGGCCAGTATTATGAACGCTCGCCGCGACGGCGGTAGGTGTCGAGCACCACGGCCGCGACGATCACCAGGCCCGTGACGATGCGTTTCACGGGTTCGGACACGCCCACTTGCGCCAGGCCCGCTTCCAGCACGGAAATAATCAACACGCCGATAAAGGTGCTGATGACGGAGCCGCGTCCGCCCATCAGGCTCGTGCCGCCGATCACGACGGCGGCGATCACTTGCAATTCCATGCCCACGCCGCCGTTCGGGTCGGCCGCTTCCAGGCGCGACACCTGGAACAGCGCGCCCACGCCGGCGAGCAAACCCATCAAGGCAAACACCAGCACTTTCGACGGTTTCGTGTTGATGCCGGACAAACGCACGGCTTCTTCATTCGTGCCGATGCCGATCCAGTGGCGTCCCAGCACCGTGCGCGTGAGCACCAGATGACCGACGACAACGATGGCGATCGAGGCGATGAAAGCGGGCGACAGGCCGAAGGCGATCGGCGAGCTGATGCCGTCAACGGCGCTGCCGATGTATTCCGTGCGCGAGTTCGTCACCTGATACGCCATGCCGCGCGCCATTTCCAGCACGCCCAGGGACACGATGAACGAGGGAATGCGCCAGCCGACGGAAATCAAGCCCGTGGTGGCGCCGCACAGGGCGGCGACGAACATGCCCAGCAGGGCTGCGCTCCACACGGGCCAGCCCCAGTGCACGACGGCCAAGGACAGCACGGAGGCGGCCAGCGCCATCACGGAGCCGACCGACAAATCGATGCCGCCGATGATCAGCACGAAGGTCATGCCGACAGCCATCACGACCAGGGTCGGGATGTTGTTCGACAGGGTGCTCAAGGTGGCCAAGGTAAAGAAGTTTTCGCTGGCGAACGAGAACAGCACGCACATGGCCAGCAGGGCGCCGATCAGGCCCGCATAGTTTTTCAGGTCGGCCAGGCTGCGCTGCAGATACGAAGGAGAGGAATTGGTGGTCATGGGAATCTTTCCGGCGGATCAGGCCGCAGCTGGAGTGGAAGTGGGGGTCAAATAGCCGGAGAAGGCGGCCGACAGCAGCGCGTCCTGGCTCCAGGCGCCGCGCTCGAAGGTCTCGACGATGCTGCCGGCGCTCATGACGGCGATGCGGTCGCAGATCAGCATCAGTTCGCGCAAGTCGCTCGAGACGATGACGAGGCCCTTGCCCTGGCGCGCCTGTTCGGCCAGCACCTGATAAATATCAAACTTGGCGCCGATATCGATGCCACGCGTGGGCTCGTCGAACAGCATCACGGGGCAGTCGCGGTACAGCCAGCGGGCGATCACCACCTTTTGCTGGTTGCCGCCGGACAGTTCCGCCACCGTTTGCGCGCTGTTGCGCGAGCGGATGCCCAGGCGCTCGATGTAATCGTCAGCCACCGACGCTTCGGACGCATCGTTGAGCCAGCCTGCGCCGCTGACGGTGTCGAGCGAGGCGAGGGTCGTATTGACGGCGATGGACTGGCGCAACAACAAGCCTTGTCCCTTGCGGTCTTCCGTGATCATGGCGATGCCCGCTTTCACCGCTGCCTGCGGCGAGGCCAGGGCGGCCGGCGTTTCGCTGTCGCCAAGGAACACGTCACCGGCGTCGGCACGGTCGGCGCCGAAGATCAGGCGCAGCAATTCCGTGCGGCCCGAGCCGATCAGGCCGGCGATGCCGAGGATTTCACCGGCGCGCAAGTCGAACGAGGTCGGGTTGACGACCTTGCCGCGCGCCAGTCCCCGCACGCGCAGCAGCGGCGCGCCTATGGTGCGCCCGCTCAAGTCCACCGCATCGTCGGCCGAACGGCCCACCATCAGGCTGACCAGGTCGGCGGCGGAGTGGCCCGCGATATCGTCGTCGCACACGAGCTGGCCGTCGCGCAGCACGACGATGCGGTCGGCCACGCGCTTGAGTTCTTCCAGGCGGTGGGAAATATAGATGATGCACACGCCTTCGGCTTTCAGGCGTTCAATTTGCAGGAACAGCAACTCCACTTCGCGGTGCGTCAGCATGGCCGTCGGCTCGTCGAGCACCAGCAGGCGGCAGGCGCCAATCAGATTGCGCGCGATTTCGATCATTTGCTGGTGGCCGATGCCCAGTTCGCCCACGAGGGTCCACGGGTCGAGTCCGCCCAGGCCCACTTTTTCCATCTGTTCGCGCGCGTCGCGCTCGAGACGGGCGCGGTCGATGAAGCCGAAACGCTGCGGCAGGTTTTTCAGGTACAGGTTTTCCGCGATCGACAGGGTAGGAATCAGATTGAGTTCCTGCATTACCATGCGGATGCCCAGCGCTTCGGCCGCGCCGCGCGAGGCGGGCTGGTAAGGCTTGCCGTCGAGCAGCATCGTGCCCGTGGTGGCTTGCTCCAGGCCGCAGATGATCTTCGACAAGGTGCTCTTGCCAGCACCATTTTCACCCGTCAGCGCCATGACCTGGCCAGGGGCGAAGCGCAGGCCCACGCCGCCCAGCACGGGGCCGACATAGGACTTGCCGATGTTATCCAGGGTCAATAGAGGGGGGGCGGCTGATGGCGCCGGGGGGATGTCGGTAGGCATGATAAAACTCCGCGGAAAAAGACGGCGGGGCCGGCGCCAGCAATGTTGCTATGGCGCTGGCCCCGGCGGGATCAAACGATCAGGACTTGGCGCCCTTGGCAACCAGTTCGACCTTGGTTTCGATGACGCCACCCAGATCGGCCTGTTTCTTCTTCTGCGCCAGCGCTTTGAGCACGGTGTCGATGCCGAACACGGCTTGCTGCGAACCGAACTGGTCGGCGGTAGCCAGCACGCGGCCATCGGCCAGCATCGGCTTGATGGCGTTGATGTTGTCGTAACCGACGACGAGCACTTTGCCCGTCTTGCCGGCCGCCTTGATGGCCGACACGGCGCCGATGGCCATGTTGTCGTTACCGCACAGCAAAGCCTTGATGTTCGGGTTGGCGTTCAGCATGGCGGCCGCCACCGTGTTGGCAGGGGCGATTTCCCACTGGCCCGACTGCACGCTGACAACCTTGGCGCCGGCCGCGTTCATGGCGTCCTGGAAGCCCAGGGTGCGCTGCTGCGCGTTGTAGGTCGTCGACACGCCTTCGATGATGCCGACCGGGTCACCCTTCTTGATCTGCTTGGCCAGGAAGTCGCCGACCACCTTGGCGCCCTTGCGGTTGTCCGGGCCGACGAACGGCACGGTGATGCCCTTCTCTTTCAGGGCGCCTTCGTCGAGCTTGTTGTCGATATTGACGACGATGATGCCCGCGTCGATGGCTTTTTTCAGCACCGGCACCAGCGCTTTCGAATCGGCCGGGGCGATCACCAGCGCGTTGACGCGCGAGACGATCATTTGCTCGACCAGCTTGATCTGGCTCGACGTATCCGTCTCATCCTTGATGCCGTTCGACAGCAGGTCGTACTTGGCGGCATTGGCCTTCTGATGCGCCTTGGCGCCATTTTCCATGGTCAGGAAAAATTCATTGGCGAGCGACTTCATCACCAGCGCCACCTTCGGTTTGGCAGGTGTCTGCGCCATCGCCGGTACGGCGGGCAAGGCACACACCAGGACAGCGGCGGCAATCATTTTCAGGCGAATACGGGATGTCATGAGCGTCTCCAGAGTTGTTGGTCAAGCACGTGTGGATCATGCTTTTATGGAATTTTACGATGCGCAAACGTTTGCGCGAAGCGAATAGTGCCTCAATGCCCTATTCCAGTGCAAGCAAAACTGTATGTGCGGTGCAGCAAAAAGGCGGCGCCCAGAGGGAAAGGGGCAGGCCGATGCGATCAGCCTGCCGAGGGGAAATGCGCGGAAGTCAGGCGTTTGTTGCGGGACGGGCGCTGGCCCACTGCACGGCCAGCACGCTGGCCAGCACCAGCAGCAAGCCCAGCATCGACCAGCCCGTCATGGCCTGGCCCAGCAAGGCCCAGCCCAGCACGACGGCCATCAGGGGGCTGAGCAGCCCCAGCGAGGAAACGGCCACGGGCGACAGCCTGGCGATGCCGCGAAACCACAGCGCATATGCCAGCAGGGCGCCGGCCAGGCACAGGTAGGCGTAGGCCAGGACTTGCTGCCAGGACAGCGCCGGCAAGGGCGCATCGGCCAGCCAGGCGACGGGCGCCAGCATCAGGCCGCCCAGCAGCAATTGCCAGCCCGTCAGCGCCAGCACGGGCAAGTCCGGCTTCCAGCGCCGCGTCAGATAGGTACCGGCCGCCATGCAGGCCGTGCCGCCCAGCGCGGCGGCAATGCCGATCGGTTCCCACACCGTACGCGGCGACAACAGCAACACGGCCATACCCGCCACGCCCAGCACGCTGGCCCCCAAGGCCAGGCGGGCCGGACGGCGCCCTTCCACGCCCCAGGCCAGGCCCATCACCAGCAGCGGCTGGATGGCGCCCACCACGGCCGCCAAGCCGCCGGGCAAGCGGTAGGCCGCGACGAACAGCAGGGCCTGGAACACGCCGATATTCAACGCCGACAGGATCAGCACGCGGCCCCAGTCGCGCCGCGCGGGCAAGCGACGCATCACAAGCAGCAACAGCAAGCCGGCCGGCAGTACGCGGATCAGGGCCGCCGTGAACGGCCGCTCCGGCGGCAGCAGTTCGGACGTGACGATATACGTGGAACCCCAGATCAGGGGCGCCAGCGCCGTGAGCACGATATCGCCCCAGGCGGGGCGGACAGGAGAGGCAGGCATGGACTATCTCGACATCAAGATAAAAAGCCAGTGTGGGCGCGAACTATCTTGATGTCAAGATAAATTGACGTTGGGTCGCCGCCAGACGGGCGTAAAAAAGCCCGGCATGGCCGGGCTCCGGGATGATGCGAGACAGCAAGCTGCGCCGTCTGGAGAAGGGGCTAGTCGCGCACCCGCTGCAGGACCGCGATCCGCAAGCCGCCAAGCATGAGCGTGGCCGTATTGTTGCTGTTGCTCAGACTGACCTGCATGGGCATGCCGCCCCGCTCTTCCGAGAGGATCGTCACGACATTGCCCTCGGCGGTAAACGTGGCCTTGCTTGCCTTGCCATGTTCATCGATCATGCTATCCCGCGTAAATTCCAGGACTTCGCCCGCCGAGGTCTTCCATTTGCCCACCAGCGGATGAGCGCCAAAGCGGAACAGGCTTTTCAGCTTGTCCAGCATGCCCGCTCCTTGCGCGCCGGACGCGTTGCGCATGGCGCCCGCCATGGCCATGGCGGCCTCGTGCATTTGCGCGCGGTCGGTGACTTGCCATTGCTTGTCGACCAGCGCCAGCGGCAGTTGCACTTCCAGGTCGCCATGTGGCAAACGCTGCAGGATCAGCGCACGGTCCGGCGATTTGGCGAGCCATGCCGCTTCATCGGTCAGCGCCAGCTTGGCTGTCGCCATCGCCACCTGCTGACCGCCCATGTCGCGCACCTGCTCGTAGCCGCTGACACTGGCCACTTTCACGCCCTTGGCCACGCACAGCTTGTCGCCGCGCAAGGCGGCCTTGCCCGGTGCGGCCAGCGCGTAGACAAATTGCGATTGCGCGATCCAGCCACCGCTGCTTTGCTCGACGGGAGCGTTGTACAGGCCGCCACGCACGAGGATATCGAGCCATTGCCGAGTGGAACTGTCATACGACGCCACGCGGATTTCTTCCTTCTGGTACGGCAAGTTGGACAAGCACAGCAGCTTGTCGCGCGCCGCCTCGTCGGCCGCCAGGTGGGCATCGATGGCGCGGCTGAAACTGCCGGCCGAGGCCGCCTCGGGCGCCAGCAACCACGCCAGTGCACCACCGGCCACGATGACCACCGCCAGCACGCCGCCGGCGATCATGACGTGGCGCCGCTGCACGCCGGCGCCCGCCGGCTTGGCGGGCGCGGCGGGTGCCGGTGCCGGTGAAGGCGACGACGCGGCGTTGACGGCCTTGCCGCACTCGTCGCAGAAACGCGCGTCCGGCGTGTGGGCGGTGCCGCACTGTTTACAGAATTGCGCCATGGTCTGCCTTACTTGAGTTTATGCGCGCATTCGCCGCAGAACACGTCATCGGACGCGACCGGTGCCTTGCAGCTTGGGCAGTGCAGGCTGTCAACGGGCGCGGCAGCCGGCGTGGCCGGTGCGGCGGGAGCAGCCGCCTGCTCGGCCAGGGCGCGCGCGCGTTCACGCGCTTCCTCGGCTTTTTTCTTGACCGTGGCCAGGCCGTCGTTCAGGCTCGCTTCCGAGGCGCTGAAATCGACGTTGCGCGTGGCGTTCAGGTAAATGATGCACACACCCTTGGTGAAGATCAGGCCCGGTACCACGGCCGCGGCCGCCATCAGCAAGCCGCCCCCCAGACCGGCTGCGATGATGTAGCCGGAACCGCCATTCAATCCCGAAGCCAGGGAATACATGTTCATCTGGCCGCCCAGGCCCAGGATGCCGGCCGACATGCCGCTCGTCAGCGACACGCCGGTACCGACCACGCCAAAGATCAGCAGCGCCACAAACGTCGTGATCAGGAACAGCAGTACTTCCAGCAAGATCACGGACACCAGCTTGGTGCGCACGATCAGGTTCAGGCGGGCAATGATCTGGAACACGGTGGCGCCCGACCAGGCGGCAGGGCCGGCCAGCGGCAGCATCACGTAGAACAGGGCAAACACCAGCACGCCCAGCACGATGGCCGACAGCGGGAAGACGACCGTGTACAGCACGGGGCCGAGCACGGGAATCTTGCAGACGAACAAGATGATGGCGATGGCGATCATGGCCGCCAGCACGATCAGAAATTCCAGGAACACGACCGCGATCAGGCGATGGCTCGTGTACAGCGAGACGAGCACGGCATTGACCAGGCTCATGCCTGGCTGGCCTTGCGCATCGCGCATCAGCAGGATGCCCACGGCGTTGGAGCCGTAAAACATCACGAGGAAGGCCATCAGGCCGCCCAGGAAGCCCAGCAGCACGCTGCTCATGCTGCCGGCAAGCATCGTCAACAGGCCGCCGACGAGCACGGCGCCGATGAAGGTCAGGGCCAGCAGGGCAATCGCGCGGAAGTTCTTGATGGCGTCGGTCGCTTCGATCAGCGAGCCGAGCGCGGAGGAAAAGGGAAGAGGTTTAGTTGCTTCTGTGGAAATGGTCATGTGTGGCCTGGAAGGGTCAATCGGGGAAAAGGGCAGCCTGCCTGGCCGCCCCGGGATATGGATGGGTTAGTAGGCGCGGGCCAGTTGCAGCTCGCTCGCGGGCGCCAGGCGCTGGACGATCTGCAGCTTGACGTCCTGGCCACCGACGCGCTTGCTATTCAGGTACAGGGCCGTGCGTACCGGGTAAATGCCTTGCGGCACGCCTTCCGGCATGGGAATCGAGAAGCCGCCCTTGTAGGCGCCGCTGCCGTTGTTGCTGCTGACCACCTTGCGCACGGTTTTGATCAACTCGCCATTGGGCTTGTACAGGCTCAACTCTTCTTCGACCAGCGGGTTCGGATCGCGCGTGCCGGCCGCCACTTCGATATACGAATTGGTCTGCGCCTTCTGGCCAGGACGCACGGATGATGGCGTAAAGCCCGTCTCGTATTTCACCAGGGTCGATTGCTCGGGCAGCTTGCCCTTGTTCGCCACCTTGTAGTCGGTCTGCACTTGCTGCGCCGTCTTGACTTGCTGGCTTTGATAATTGAGGGCCACGCAGGCGAGCGCGCCCAGGCTGGCGCCCAGTGCCGCGCCGCGCACGGTGTTGGTGCCACCGCCCAGCAAGCCGCCCACGACGGCGCCGATGCCGGCCAGCATGGCCGTATTGCATTCGCCGCTGGCCGCTTCCGTGCCTGCGGCGGTGGTGTTGCCGGTGGCGCCAGGGCCGCCCGGCGCGGCGCAGCCGGCCAGCATCGAGGACACGACCAGCAGCGCCACCATGGGCTTGGCAATTTGTTTCAAGTTTTTCACGTTATTCTCCGGAAAGATCAAAATAGGAATGGGAGGCAAGCGGCGCCGCTTACTCGATCTGGATTTGCGACAGCGCCTTGTCTTGCGCTTCTTTCGCCTTGCGCTTGATATCGAGCGCATGGCGGTTGCCCGCATCCATGCGCAACACGGCATTCGCGTTGGCAATGGCACAGTCGTATTTGCGCTGGCTCATGCAGTGGCTCGCTTCGGACAGGCTGTCCGTGATCACGCTTTCCAGGCCGCTGGACTGTTTGACAGGCGCCGGCGGCGGTGTCGCCTTGACGGGCTTGGCCGGCTTTTCCGCGACGGGGGCCGGTGCTGGGGCCGGCGCTGGCTCGGGAGCAGCGACAGGAGCCGGTGCAGGCTCGGCTGCGGCCGCAGCGGGCTCGGGCGCCGTGGCGCCATCGAGCGCCGGGTCGCTGATGGCCAGCGGCTGCTCGGCGGCAGGTGCAGGGTCCGCCTGCGCTGGCAAGGCTGGAACAGCTTCCGGCACCGCGGCAGCCGGCTTGCCTGACA is part of the Janthinobacterium sp. 67 genome and harbors:
- the rbsK gene encoding ribokinase encodes the protein MIVVIGSINMDLVLRVPRMPLPGETLTGGAFRTIPGGKGANQAVACARLSGKVAGAQQVAMVGCVGDDAFGATLRSALVGDGIIDSHITTLPGVASGIASILVDDNGQNSIVIAGGANDLLSPAHIDAAKALIEQADIVVLQLETPMATVVHAIKLARSLGKTVVLNPAPAASLPEGVLELVDYLIPNEIEAAMLAGVSPEGADVKALAAALQKLGSDNVIITLGSKGVHAALYGGDYTFPAEAVKAVDTTAAGDTFIGGFVAGLASGMDEAEAIGQGQRAAAWSVTKPGAQTSIPHLHELF
- a CDS encoding sugar ABC transporter ATP-binding protein, translated to MPTDIPPAPSAAPPLLTLDNIGKSYVGPVLGGVGLRFAPGQVMALTGENGAGKSTLSKIICGLEQATTGTMLLDGKPYQPASRGAAEALGIRMVMQELNLIPTLSIAENLYLKNLPQRFGFIDRARLERDAREQMEKVGLGGLDPWTLVGELGIGHQQMIEIARNLIGACRLLVLDEPTAMLTHREVELLFLQIERLKAEGVCIIYISHRLEELKRVADRIVVLRDGQLVCDDDIAGHSAADLVSLMVGRSADDAVDLSGRTIGAPLLRVRGLARGKVVNPTSFDLRAGEILGIAGLIGSGRTELLRLIFGADRADAGDVFLGDSETPAALASPQAAVKAGIAMITEDRKGQGLLLRQSIAVNTTLASLDTVSGAGWLNDASEASVADDYIERLGIRSRNSAQTVAELSGGNQQKVVIARWLYRDCPVMLFDEPTRGIDIGAKFDIYQVLAEQARQGKGLVIVSSDLRELMLICDRIAVMSAGSIVETFERGAWSQDALLSAAFSGYLTPTSTPAAA
- a CDS encoding EAL domain-containing protein, which codes for MPMQAHDAFRCCFILLLCLATPARALETVSLHLNFTHQFQFAGYYAAIEQGYYREAGLEVKLVEGSGVPPAEAAVLAGQAQYGVGNSTLLLSRLAGKPVVVLAVVFQHSPSVLLMRQHGGAPDVRKLVGAPVMIGAAVNVAAASDEVSLFLGKMGVAPQQMRHLPPSYRLEDFIDGKVDAIAAYSTNEPDYLDRAGFPYYQFTPRTAGIDFYGDNLFTSEQELRRHPERVKAFRAASLRGWQYAMAHREEMARLIHAKYSQRHDRAHLLYEAQQMELLLQPVLVEPGYMNPQRWQHIADTYAAMGVLPPKATASRAYQGFLYRPVPGADLGWLYLSLGVAGSLLAVSAAFHFSNLARERRRTEETIRQGELRFRTMFEEAPMGIALIDTVSGQFLDINPRYLAIAGRTLEQMKRSSWMEISHPDDVAGEQAHMAQLLAQRMQGFRHAKRIVRPDGGVVWVDASVTAIATARHGGPHHLCMLEDVTDKRQTEALIWQQANFDTLTQLPNRRMFHERLRLALAQGRRDASRVAILFIDLDHFKEVNDTLGHHQGDILLIEAARRIRVGVRETDTVARLGGDEFTVILSDLDDLQQVDRIARQILDGLLAPFVLGQEQAFVSASIGITLYPDDADNIEDLLKQADQAMYVSKGAGRNRYSYFTPAMQVAAVNRMRLAADLRTALREQQMRLYYQPIVELHSGKLVKAEALLRWQHPQRGVVCPPDFLALAESSGLIVEIGDWVLRTAAAQLLDWRAQGHAIGLPGLQLCLNQSSLELQREVEAPGTWLRQLMALDVPASAIVLDMREDVLLPNGNSMAPRLQHLREAGLQIALDDFGSGHASLTQLQQCGVDYLKLDGVLVRKLVPGASELALCEAVVTMAHKLGLQVIAEGVETQEQRALLLETGCDFAQGELFAPPLVIDAFDALLRARQPLHP
- a CDS encoding LacI family DNA-binding transcriptional regulator, yielding MATIKQVAQAAGVSFTTVSHVLNNTRPVSDEARRAVLAAVEQLHYVPSALARSLRSRSTGTIGLIIPNNTNPYFSEVARGIEDSCYAAGYSVILCNSDDDPVKQRDYLNVLLTKRCDGLILSALADSDGELLRKMKVPAVLLDRAPSDLSIDAVAVDNRAGGALAARHLLGLGRRRLACIAGPREVSISNERIAGARDAMADAGVVMDDALCRHGDFTSAGGYAAALDLLALPPGQRPDALFCCNDLMAFGALRAAAERGIAVPVDLAVVGFDDIDLASFVHPALTSVAQNTRELGHITAACLLARIADPALPRQQRSIAPELHVRGSSAAVAVPSSVPTSLPATELMGMTS
- a CDS encoding ABC transporter permease, with translation MTTNSSPSYLQRSLADLKNYAGLIGALLAMCVLFSFASENFFTLATLSTLSNNIPTLVVMAVGMTFVLIIGGIDLSVGSVMALAASVLSLAVVHWGWPVWSAALLGMFVAALCGATTGLISVGWRIPSFIVSLGVLEMARGMAYQVTNSRTEYIGSAVDGISSPIAFGLSPAFIASIAIVVVGHLVLTRTVLGRHWIGIGTNEEAVRLSGINTKPSKVLVFALMGLLAGVGALFQVSRLEAADPNGGVGMELQVIAAVVIGGTSLMGGRGSVISTFIGVLIISVLEAGLAQVGVSEPVKRIVTGLVIVAAVVLDTYRRRGERS
- the rbsD gene encoding D-ribose pyranase, whose amino-acid sequence is MKKSPLLNIALSQLIASLGHGDMLVIGDAGLPSQPGVPLIDLALTRGIPGFIDTVNTVLSEMQVEYHLLASELPQHNPAMAAQVAALALPDARQVTHEEFKQLSKGARAIVRTGECSPYANIILVAGVVF